A single region of the Bacillus carboniphilus genome encodes:
- the dacB gene encoding D-alanyl-D-alanine carboxypeptidase/D-alanyl-D-alanine endopeptidase, producing the protein MKEHHLIAKDDTTIMIEKLNQLLHEEPILKGALAGISIRSVDTGELLYEHFGDVRLRPASNMKLFTSAAALSTLGENYTFQTELRTDGKIHEGVLKGNLYVKGKGDPTLQWEDIEKLVQSLKELGVKEVHGHLIGDDTWYDDVRYSIDLPWSDETMYYGSQISALTVSPSEEYDTGTVRFEIIPGEKAGEAPTYRVFPETQYIEVMNKAQTVSSEVQEADIMIEREHGTNKMTILGSIPVQSDIEQICVPVWEPTLYVLDLFDHALKQSGIVLKGESMTEETPEETVIIASRDSIPISELLIPFMKLSNNGVGELLTKEMGRVRLGEGSWEKGLEVLSSELKNLGIDTDSLVLRDGSGISHVNLLTTNEISRLLYVAQSQPWFEVFKKSLPVAGEADRMLGGTLSERMTELPLKGKVLAKTGTIQTVTSLSGYVETKTGESLIFSIVLNNLLDEDAGKELEDRLIELIAGY; encoded by the coding sequence ATGAAAGAACATCATTTAATAGCAAAGGATGATACTACCATAATGATTGAAAAATTAAACCAATTACTGCATGAGGAGCCAATTCTAAAAGGAGCACTTGCTGGAATCAGTATTCGTTCAGTTGATACTGGTGAGCTATTGTATGAGCATTTTGGAGATGTGCGTCTACGTCCCGCTTCCAATATGAAGCTATTCACTTCGGCAGCTGCTCTTTCGACTTTAGGTGAGAATTATACCTTTCAAACAGAGCTACGAACCGATGGAAAGATACATGAAGGTGTGTTAAAAGGTAACTTATACGTAAAGGGAAAAGGAGACCCTACCTTACAATGGGAAGATATTGAAAAACTAGTCCAGTCATTAAAAGAATTGGGTGTGAAGGAAGTCCATGGGCACCTCATAGGTGATGATACTTGGTATGACGACGTTCGTTATTCTATTGATCTTCCATGGTCAGATGAAACGATGTATTATGGGTCACAGATTTCTGCATTAACGGTATCACCTTCTGAAGAATATGATACCGGAACAGTTAGGTTTGAAATAATACCAGGAGAAAAGGCAGGAGAGGCACCGACCTATCGAGTGTTTCCTGAAACCCAATACATAGAAGTTATGAACAAAGCTCAAACTGTTTCCTCAGAGGTTCAGGAAGCAGATATCATGATTGAACGTGAGCATGGTACGAATAAAATGACCATTTTGGGAAGTATTCCTGTTCAATCTGATATTGAACAAATTTGTGTGCCTGTCTGGGAACCCACTTTATATGTACTGGATTTATTTGATCATGCTTTGAAACAAAGTGGAATTGTTTTAAAAGGGGAAAGTATGACAGAGGAAACGCCAGAGGAAACGGTGATCATTGCCTCTCGTGATTCGATTCCTATTTCAGAACTTCTTATTCCCTTTATGAAATTGAGTAATAACGGGGTTGGGGAACTCCTTACAAAAGAAATGGGAAGAGTTCGACTTGGAGAAGGTAGTTGGGAAAAAGGACTAGAAGTGTTATCTTCTGAATTGAAAAATCTAGGCATTGATACGGATTCGCTTGTGTTAAGGGATGGGTCAGGGATCTCACATGTGAATCTTTTGACTACTAATGAAATATCCAGACTTTTATATGTTGCTCAGAGTCAGCCATGGTTTGAGGTTTTTAAAAAATCTCTGCCTGTAGCGGGGGAAGCTGACCGAATGCTGGGAGGAACTCTCTCAGAAAGAATGACAGAGTTGCCGTTGAAAGGGAAAGTTCTAGCGAAAACAGGTACGATTCAAACGGTTACTTCATTATCAGGCTACGTAGAAACAAAGACTGGTGAATCCCTTATCTTTTCAATTGTCCTCAATAATCTGTTAGATGAGGATGCAGGAAAGGAATTAGAGGACCGGTTGATTGAGTTAATAGCAGGATATTAG
- a CDS encoding DUF1450 domain-containing protein encodes MKWLWSKTSKKKLKIEFCEKNLDRFLTENDLTSYEAFLKESHITYKEYDCQSHCKTCKKQAYAILNGDMITASTSKELLEKLKEQQ; translated from the coding sequence GTGAAATGGTTATGGTCCAAAACCTCTAAGAAAAAACTAAAAATTGAATTTTGTGAGAAAAACTTAGATCGTTTTCTTACTGAAAATGATTTGACATCATATGAAGCCTTTTTGAAGGAGTCCCATATCACTTATAAAGAGTATGACTGTCAGAGTCATTGCAAAACTTGTAAAAAACAAGCTTATGCCATATTGAATGGAGATATGATAACCGCATCAACTTCAAAGGAACTACTAGAAAAATTAAAAGAACAACAATAG
- a CDS encoding translation factor GTPase family protein — translation MKETIGILAHVDAGKTTFSEQLLFHTNSIKLRGRVDHKNAFLDSHSIERERGITVFADQGIFTYGDSTYYLVDTPGHVDFSPEMERAIQIMDYAIVIVSAVEGIEGHTETVWELLRKHRVPTFFFINKTDRIGANPEQVMQEIQQNFSIHAVDLTDSFENGGMKEGLIEWLAEQDDTLLEHYLENGYSYSKWVDTMKKRFSSGLLFPCTTGSALQDIGINSFLEKLECLTETAYKKEGTFSAHVYKIRHDEKGTRLTFMKALTGALTVRDEIKYGDALTIEKVTQIRVYNGDTFQVVERVEAGELFAVVGLTKAEIGDGIGPFTKDVHYEMFPTLKAKVLFEPSVHIREALVFFKQLDAEDPSLNVIWDETLQEIHIHVMGAIQLEVLEQIVSERYGIQVTFADPEILYKETIKDTVVGYGHFEPLGHYAEVHLQIEEGERNSGIVFENKCHPDELIVGYQNLVQQHLFERDHHGILTGSPLTDVKITLLTGRAHNKHTSGGDFREATFRAIRQGLEKAKNRLLEPVYQYKIKVDIDQMGKVLTDIQQAYGHYETPQAEGDKAVLTGTVPVATFMDYPNQLASYTQGRGAISLVFAGYDRCHNEEKVMERKNYNKDADPEYTSSSIFCAKGVGYSVPWNEAEGKMHAL, via the coding sequence ATGAAGGAAACAATCGGAATATTAGCACATGTGGATGCTGGGAAGACTACTTTTTCTGAGCAACTTCTTTTTCATACAAATAGCATTAAACTTAGAGGTCGAGTCGATCATAAAAATGCTTTTTTAGATAGCCATTCCATTGAAAGAGAACGAGGAATAACCGTGTTTGCTGACCAAGGAATATTTACATATGGGGACTCGACTTATTATTTGGTAGATACTCCTGGGCACGTAGATTTTTCTCCAGAAATGGAAAGAGCGATTCAAATTATGGATTATGCCATTGTCATTGTCAGTGCGGTTGAAGGAATTGAAGGACACACAGAAACCGTTTGGGAGTTATTAAGGAAACATAGAGTTCCAACCTTCTTTTTTATCAACAAAACAGACCGGATTGGAGCAAATCCTGAACAAGTAATGCAAGAAATCCAACAGAACTTCTCTATACATGCTGTTGACCTAACGGATTCCTTTGAAAACGGGGGTATGAAAGAAGGTTTAATAGAATGGTTAGCAGAACAAGATGACACCCTTTTAGAACATTATCTTGAGAATGGATACTCTTATTCAAAATGGGTAGATACCATGAAAAAACGGTTTAGTAGTGGTCTATTATTTCCATGCACCACTGGTTCTGCCTTACAAGACATTGGCATTAATAGTTTTTTAGAAAAATTAGAATGTCTAACAGAAACAGCTTATAAAAAGGAAGGCACCTTTTCTGCTCACGTGTATAAAATCAGACATGATGAAAAAGGGACTAGACTTACGTTTATGAAGGCACTAACGGGGGCTCTGACTGTTAGAGATGAAATAAAGTATGGAGATGCCCTGACCATTGAAAAGGTTACACAAATTAGGGTGTATAATGGTGACACTTTTCAAGTGGTTGAGCGGGTTGAGGCTGGTGAACTCTTTGCTGTTGTTGGGTTAACAAAAGCTGAAATTGGTGATGGGATTGGGCCATTTACTAAAGATGTGCATTATGAAATGTTTCCCACTTTAAAAGCAAAAGTGTTATTTGAACCTTCCGTACATATAAGAGAAGCATTAGTCTTTTTCAAACAATTAGATGCAGAAGACCCTTCCCTAAACGTTATATGGGATGAGACACTTCAGGAAATCCATATCCACGTCATGGGTGCGATTCAGCTTGAAGTATTGGAACAGATTGTGAGTGAACGATATGGCATACAAGTTACCTTTGCTGATCCTGAGATCTTATATAAGGAAACGATCAAAGACACGGTTGTTGGATATGGTCATTTTGAACCGTTAGGGCACTATGCTGAAGTCCATTTACAGATAGAAGAGGGGGAAAGAAATAGCGGCATTGTGTTTGAAAACAAGTGTCACCCTGATGAATTGATCGTGGGCTATCAAAATCTCGTTCAGCAACATCTATTTGAACGTGATCATCATGGAATACTTACTGGTTCCCCTCTAACAGATGTAAAAATAACCCTATTAACAGGGAGAGCTCACAACAAACACACTTCTGGTGGCGACTTTCGTGAAGCGACCTTTAGAGCCATAAGGCAAGGTTTAGAAAAAGCTAAGAACCGATTACTAGAGCCTGTTTATCAGTATAAGATTAAGGTGGATATTGACCAAATGGGCAAGGTATTAACCGATATCCAGCAAGCATACGGACATTATGAGACACCACAAGCAGAAGGTGATAAAGCCGTTCTAACAGGTACTGTCCCTGTTGCCACCTTTATGGACTATCCGAATCAATTAGCATCCTACACCCAGGGGAGGGGGGCCATTTCTTTAGTATTTGCAGGGTATGACAGATGTCATAATGAGGAAAAAGTTATGGAACGGAAAAATTATAATAAGGACGCTGATCCAGAATACACTTCCTCATCCATCTTTTGTGCCAAAGGTGTGGGCTATTCCGTTCCTTGGAATGAAGCGGAAGGAAAAATGCACGCATTGTAA
- the htpG gene encoding molecular chaperone HtpG, giving the protein MAKKQFKAESKRLLEMMINSIYSQREVFLRELISNSSDAIDKLYYKALTDDSLSFNKDDYYIKIVPNKEARTLTISDTGIGMTKEELETNLGTIAKSGSLAFKKENEAKDGFDIIGQFGVGFYAAFMVADVVTVVSRALGSDEAYKWESKGADGYTIVPTEKETVGTDIILTIKENTEEDNYDEYLEEYRIKSIVKKYSDFIRYPIKMDVTESKLKEGSEDEYESVVEEKVINSMVPIWKKNKNELSTEDYENFYQEKHYGFDKPLTHLHINVDGTIRYNAILFVPENIPFDYYSEKYEKGLELYSNGVLIMNKCADLLPDYFSFVKGMVDSEDLSLNISREMLQHDRQLKVIAKNLNKKIKNELQSLLKNDREKYETFFKSFGRQLKFGAYSDFGANKEVLQDLLLFYSSKEKKLVSLDEYVSRMPEDQKFIYYATGESIDRIEKMPQTEMVADKGYEILYFTEDIDEFAIKMIMNYKEKEFKSVSSGDLGIEESESQEKSETKQNEHKELFEQMKKVLVDHVKDVRLSKRLKSHPVCLASEGDITIEMEKVLRAMPDNKDVKATKILEINPNHEVFEVLKDAFTKDQDKLELYTKLLYNQALLIEGLPIEDPVAFTNDMCKVMV; this is encoded by the coding sequence ATGGCTAAGAAGCAATTTAAAGCCGAGTCTAAAAGGTTACTAGAGATGATGATTAACTCCATTTATTCACAACGAGAAGTCTTTTTACGTGAGTTAATTTCAAATTCAAGTGATGCCATAGATAAACTGTATTACAAGGCATTAACGGATGATTCCTTAAGTTTCAATAAGGATGATTATTACATAAAGATTGTTCCAAACAAGGAAGCTCGTACTCTAACCATTTCAGATACCGGTATTGGGATGACAAAGGAAGAGTTAGAGACAAATTTAGGTACTATTGCAAAGAGTGGTTCACTTGCTTTTAAAAAGGAAAATGAAGCAAAAGACGGCTTTGATATTATTGGACAATTTGGTGTAGGTTTCTATGCTGCATTTATGGTAGCAGACGTTGTAACCGTGGTTAGTCGTGCATTAGGTAGTGATGAAGCCTACAAATGGGAGTCTAAAGGTGCCGATGGATACACAATCGTTCCTACTGAAAAAGAAACGGTGGGAACAGATATTATCCTTACGATTAAAGAAAACACAGAGGAAGATAATTATGACGAGTATTTAGAAGAGTACCGCATAAAATCTATAGTTAAAAAATATTCAGATTTTATTCGTTATCCAATTAAGATGGATGTTACAGAAAGTAAGCTGAAGGAAGGCTCTGAGGACGAATATGAAAGTGTTGTTGAAGAGAAAGTAATCAACAGCATGGTTCCCATTTGGAAAAAGAACAAAAACGAACTATCAACAGAAGACTATGAAAATTTTTATCAAGAAAAGCATTATGGGTTTGACAAGCCATTAACCCATCTTCATATCAACGTCGATGGTACAATCCGCTATAATGCCATTTTATTTGTCCCAGAAAACATTCCATTTGATTACTACTCTGAAAAGTATGAAAAAGGTTTAGAGTTGTATTCGAATGGCGTACTCATCATGAACAAGTGTGCGGATTTACTACCAGATTACTTTAGCTTTGTAAAAGGAATGGTAGACTCTGAGGATTTATCCTTAAATATATCACGTGAAATGCTTCAGCATGATCGCCAGCTAAAAGTGATTGCGAAAAACTTGAACAAGAAAATTAAAAATGAATTGCAAAGTCTATTAAAAAATGACCGAGAAAAATATGAAACTTTCTTTAAGTCATTTGGTAGACAACTGAAGTTTGGTGCTTACAGTGACTTTGGGGCCAACAAAGAAGTTCTTCAAGATCTTCTTTTGTTTTACTCCTCCAAGGAAAAGAAACTAGTTTCTCTGGATGAATATGTATCTAGAATGCCTGAAGATCAAAAGTTCATTTATTATGCAACAGGTGAGTCAATCGATCGGATCGAAAAAATGCCACAGACTGAAATGGTTGCGGATAAAGGCTATGAAATTTTGTACTTTACTGAAGACATTGATGAGTTTGCAATCAAGATGATCATGAATTACAAGGAAAAAGAGTTTAAGTCTGTATCTAGCGGTGATCTTGGCATTGAAGAAAGTGAGTCGCAAGAAAAGTCAGAAACAAAACAAAACGAACATAAAGAGTTGTTCGAACAAATGAAAAAAGTGCTGGTGGACCACGTTAAAGATGTACGCTTATCCAAGCGTCTGAAATCACATCCGGTCTGCTTAGCAAGTGAAGGCGACATCACAATAGAAATGGAAAAAGTACTACGTGCTATGCCTGATAATAAAGATGTAAAAGCAACAAAAATACTAGAAATTAACCCGAACCATGAAGTATTTGAGGTCTTAAAGGATGCTTTCACAAAGGATCAGGACAAGTTAGAACTTTATACGAAACTGTTGTATAACCAAGCGCTGTTAATTGAAGGTTTACCGATAGAAGACCCAGTTGCCTTTACCAATGACATGTGTAAAGTTATGGTTTAA
- a CDS encoding FAD-dependent oxidoreductase gives MTSNIVLGAGILGASTAYHLARAGKQVIIVDRKDAGQATDAAAGIICPWISQRRNKAWYQLVKNGARYYETLIPLLKEDGEEETGYKKVGAISLHTDEQKLEKMIERAIKRREDAPEMGDITRLSQEDTKKLFPPLSDEYASVHISGAARVNGRSLRDAMLRAAVKNGAQFIEGDASILSEGNNVKGIQIRDEKRMGDRVLVTTGAWASDVIKPLGVTFKVSAQKAQIIHLQYTADHTGDWPVIMPPNNQYILSFDQGRVVIGATHEDEVGYDLRVTAGGMHEILDKALKVAPGLAESEVVETRVGFRPFTPGFLPIIGPLPGYDGIFLANGLGASGLTSGPYLGAELAKLAQGLPTELDLTHYDVAGAIE, from the coding sequence ATGACTTCAAATATAGTGTTAGGAGCAGGTATACTAGGTGCTTCAACGGCTTACCACTTAGCTAGAGCGGGTAAGCAGGTCATTATTGTTGATCGAAAAGACGCTGGACAGGCTACTGATGCGGCAGCTGGCATCATTTGTCCTTGGATCTCACAACGTCGTAATAAGGCCTGGTATCAGTTAGTAAAAAACGGTGCCCGGTATTACGAAACGCTTATTCCTCTATTAAAAGAAGATGGCGAAGAAGAAACGGGCTATAAAAAGGTTGGAGCCATCAGTTTACATACAGATGAACAAAAACTAGAGAAAATGATTGAGAGAGCAATAAAGCGTAGGGAAGATGCTCCCGAAATGGGGGATATCACCCGCTTATCACAAGAAGACACTAAAAAGCTTTTCCCTCCATTATCTGATGAGTATGCATCTGTTCATATTAGTGGAGCAGCACGGGTAAACGGAAGGTCTCTTCGTGATGCCATGTTAAGAGCTGCTGTAAAGAATGGTGCGCAATTCATTGAAGGTGATGCTTCCATACTTTCCGAAGGCAACAATGTAAAAGGAATACAAATTAGAGATGAAAAACGAATGGGGGATCGAGTTTTAGTGACAACCGGAGCATGGGCTAGCGACGTCATTAAGCCACTTGGTGTTACCTTCAAGGTCTCTGCTCAAAAAGCACAAATTATCCATTTACAATATACAGCTGATCATACAGGTGATTGGCCGGTAATCATGCCTCCAAATAATCAATATATCCTTTCATTTGATCAGGGGAGAGTTGTGATCGGAGCGACGCACGAAGATGAGGTTGGATATGACCTACGTGTAACCGCTGGTGGTATGCATGAAATATTGGATAAGGCGCTTAAGGTAGCACCTGGTTTGGCAGAAAGTGAAGTCGTTGAGACAAGGGTTGGTTTCCGTCCATTTACGCCAGGTTTTCTTCCGATCATTGGTCCTCTTCCAGGATATGATGGAATCTTTCTGGCGAATGGGTTAGGGGCATCAGGATTAACGAGTGGTCCATACTTAGGGGCAGAATTAGCGAAGCTGGCTCAAGGTTTACCTACTGAGCTAGATCTTACTCACTATGATGTTGCAGGAGCTATTGAGTAG
- a CDS encoding proline iminopeptidase-family hydrolase, translated as MNIQEGFVEVTGGKVWYQKHGTHTGKTPLLILHGGPGSSHFAMQGLRILAEERPVIFYDQLGCGKSDRPTDVSLWKIDRFVEELGQIREALSLDEVHILGHSWGTTLAAAYMLTKPVGVKSVIFSSPCLSAPLWAEDQEKNRKLLPESVQATLKECEENGTTDSKAYKDATAEFNKRFVCRLDPMPEFLKEGAHFKNPEVYNIMWGPSEFHVTGNLKHFDCTDRLKEIQIPTLYTCGRYDEATPASTEYFSQLTPNSKFHVYENSAHMPYLEEREEFVRVVTNFLNEIESQANKKLS; from the coding sequence ATGAATATTCAAGAGGGTTTTGTTGAAGTTACTGGTGGGAAGGTTTGGTACCAAAAGCATGGCACCCATACTGGTAAGACGCCACTCCTTATCTTACACGGAGGACCAGGCTCTTCCCACTTTGCGATGCAAGGATTAAGGATTTTAGCTGAAGAGCGTCCTGTCATATTTTATGATCAACTTGGGTGTGGAAAATCAGACCGTCCAACTGATGTTTCCCTATGGAAAATTGACCGATTTGTTGAAGAACTAGGACAGATTCGTGAAGCACTATCCTTAGATGAAGTACATATACTCGGCCATTCTTGGGGGACGACTCTAGCAGCGGCCTACATGCTAACGAAACCTGTTGGAGTGAAAAGTGTCATTTTTTCTAGTCCTTGTTTAAGTGCCCCATTATGGGCTGAAGACCAAGAGAAAAATCGTAAGCTCCTCCCAGAAAGTGTTCAGGCTACATTGAAAGAATGTGAAGAAAATGGAACCACGGATTCAAAAGCATATAAGGATGCAACAGCTGAATTTAATAAACGATTTGTCTGTCGGTTAGATCCAATGCCTGAATTTTTAAAAGAAGGAGCCCACTTTAAAAATCCAGAAGTCTATAACATTATGTGGGGACCCTCAGAATTTCATGTAACAGGGAACTTAAAGCATTTTGACTGTACGGATCGTCTAAAAGAGATTCAAATACCCACGCTCTACACATGTGGACGGTATGATGAGGCGACACCAGCATCTACTGAATATTTTAGTCAGTTAACACCCAATTCAAAGTTTCATGTGTATGAGAATAGTGCCCATATGCCGTATTTAGAAGAAAGAGAAGAATTCGTGAGGGTTGTAACAAACTTTTTAAATGAAATAGAGTCACAAGCTAATAAAAAGCTATCATAG
- a CDS encoding endospore germination permease, giving the protein MGAKHMKARVSPFQLFILLSNFIFVGTLISLPQKLVDYSYQNTWMVPLMVTPFVVLICWFGLSKITPALQDYLINNKSTKTKKIFTFLFGIFLVFTFIKDLRAASDFVGMVLLPTTPILVVSILSVLTLTYIAYSGLEVVARVTQIHFMILVFTVMLLPFLLLNEIDVANFQPVLGLGSIPSLLKSSFIFLSWIGEIVVLFFIVGSVQPIEKSRVAVMWSVCVSIFLLFLLLFLNIAVLGPEIVRYASYPNYQLIQEIHLTDFLDRLDLVIASVWLPTIYCKMALTLYCFFKMFNVMNRRESNLFLLPGGILLSLLSIQLFKNNHMHQEFSFYTWALLGLTLEFLIFAIFLLIKRKARKQEKELHEAH; this is encoded by the coding sequence GTGGGTGCTAAACACATGAAAGCAAGAGTCTCTCCCTTTCAATTATTCATTCTTTTATCTAATTTCATTTTTGTGGGGACACTCATCAGCCTCCCTCAGAAGCTAGTGGATTACTCCTATCAAAATACTTGGATGGTTCCACTTATGGTAACGCCGTTTGTTGTTCTGATTTGTTGGTTCGGGCTATCCAAAATCACACCCGCTCTTCAAGATTATTTAATAAACAATAAATCGACTAAAACCAAGAAGATTTTCACCTTTCTATTTGGAATCTTTTTGGTATTTACTTTTATCAAAGACTTAAGAGCTGCTTCTGATTTTGTGGGAATGGTATTATTGCCAACCACCCCCATCCTGGTCGTTTCGATATTAAGTGTCCTAACACTCACATACATTGCCTATTCAGGATTGGAGGTAGTGGCCAGAGTCACACAAATCCATTTTATGATTCTTGTTTTTACTGTTATGCTGTTGCCATTTCTACTATTAAATGAGATTGACGTAGCGAATTTTCAACCAGTCCTTGGATTAGGTTCAATCCCGTCTCTATTAAAATCTTCCTTTATATTTCTCTCATGGATAGGCGAAATTGTGGTCCTTTTTTTCATAGTAGGTAGTGTTCAGCCAATAGAAAAAAGTAGAGTAGCTGTCATGTGGTCGGTCTGTGTCAGTATATTTTTATTATTCTTGCTACTCTTTTTAAATATTGCAGTACTAGGTCCAGAAATTGTCCGATATGCATCTTACCCAAATTACCAACTAATCCAAGAAATCCATTTAACGGATTTTTTAGATCGCCTTGATCTTGTCATTGCGTCTGTTTGGCTACCTACCATCTATTGTAAAATGGCTTTAACACTTTATTGTTTTTTCAAGATGTTTAACGTAATGAATAGAAGGGAATCCAATCTTTTTTTACTACCAGGTGGCATCTTGCTGAGCTTACTATCCATACAATTATTTAAGAATAATCATATGCACCAAGAATTCTCTTTTTATACTTGGGCCCTTCTTGGACTCACTTTAGAATTCCTAATCTTCGCTATCTTTTTACTGATTAAAAGAAAGGCAAGAAAACAAGAGAAGGAATTACATGAAGCACACTAA
- a CDS encoding Ger(x)C family spore germination protein, with protein sequence MKRMFQVLVIFTIIITTLTGCWDRVEINDVAFVIATGFDLEKSDDQRKYRVSAQIPLPGAMGGAEGGGGGTGSDRPFYVDSGVGRNIRESNENLQARMSRRLNFSHRRVIIIGDEIAREGFGPVVDVIALQPQSRISAFILVSNGPSITVLNSAPHLEKLPAEAIREMSKFGFSLTVKNILNDIKRPGKDPMIPLVEVVKTQNQSPETQKEEIEIKKIGILKNDKLVFHTNVEETQGVYWMLEKMRSKSVTIPIEDEGEVNVKIIEGKRRIHHTISQGIPEFEIHIDTESILMENETNLNLEDEESYNKVRKSMENVIQSNISAIVEHTKSEKVDSFGLGWSLYRGENKYWKTVEDHWRDMLPDVKVKVTVDAEIQRLSNTGLKVAK encoded by the coding sequence ATGAAACGAATGTTCCAAGTTCTTGTCATTTTCACCATCATTATAACGACTTTGACCGGTTGTTGGGATCGTGTAGAAATTAACGATGTAGCTTTTGTTATCGCAACGGGCTTTGATCTAGAAAAATCAGACGATCAAAGAAAATATCGTGTTTCTGCACAGATCCCCCTCCCCGGTGCAATGGGAGGTGCAGAAGGTGGCGGTGGTGGTACAGGGAGCGACCGTCCTTTCTATGTAGACTCAGGTGTTGGGCGGAATATCCGTGAAAGCAACGAAAATTTACAGGCAAGAATGTCTAGACGATTAAACTTCTCTCACAGACGTGTCATCATCATTGGAGATGAAATTGCCAGAGAAGGTTTCGGTCCGGTTGTGGATGTAATCGCCCTTCAGCCACAATCTCGGATTTCGGCTTTTATCTTAGTTTCTAACGGGCCTTCCATAACTGTGCTAAATTCAGCGCCGCACCTTGAAAAACTCCCTGCAGAAGCCATTAGAGAAATGTCGAAATTCGGCTTTAGCCTAACCGTCAAAAACATCTTGAATGACATAAAGCGCCCAGGAAAAGACCCAATGATTCCTCTGGTTGAGGTCGTAAAAACACAAAACCAAAGCCCTGAAACACAGAAGGAAGAAATTGAGATAAAGAAAATCGGGATATTAAAAAATGACAAGCTAGTCTTTCATACCAACGTTGAAGAAACACAAGGGGTCTACTGGATGTTAGAGAAAATGAGAAGTAAAAGTGTCACAATCCCTATTGAAGACGAGGGAGAGGTCAATGTCAAAATTATAGAGGGTAAACGCAGAATCCATCACACCATATCTCAGGGCATTCCAGAATTTGAGATACATATCGATACGGAGTCAATTCTTATGGAAAACGAAACAAATCTTAACCTAGAAGATGAGGAATCCTACAACAAAGTAAGAAAGAGTATGGAAAATGTGATTCAAAGTAATATTAGTGCTATTGTGGAACACACAAAATCTGAAAAAGTTGATTCCTTTGGGCTTGGCTGGAGCTTATACAGAGGTGAAAATAAGTACTGGAAAACAGTAGAAGACCATTGGAGGGATATGCTTCCCGATGTAAAAGTAAAGGTTACAGTCGATGCAGAAATTCAACGTCTTTCTAATACAGGTTTAAAGGTGGCTAAATAA